GGATATCGATCGACTGCGCGGGCCGCGAGCGCGTCGCCATGGCCCACAACACCTGGCCGATGTTGGTCGGGTCGATGTCGTCGTCGACCACGATGATGTACTTGCCGAAGTAGGCACCCGCGGTGCATTGCGCGGCGAGCGCCATCACCTGCGAGGCGTGGCCCGCATACATCTGCTTGATCGAGACCACGGTCATGCCCCAGCCGGCGGCTTCAGGGATGGACCACACGCCTTGCACGCCCGGGATGCCGAGCTTCTGCAGATCGGCCCAGATGCCGGCGGAGCGCACCGCGGCCCAGAACAGGCCGCACTCGTTCGACGGTCCGTCGGCCATCAGCGCGCAGGTGAGCGTCGGGTTGTTGCGATAGCGCACGCGCTCCACGCGCATGTAAGGCGTGGCGCCGCTCGGCCGTCCGTAATAGCCGGTGAACTCGCCGAACGGGCCTTCGGCGAAGGTCTCGTCCGGATAGAGATGGCCCTCGAGGATGATCTCGGCATGCGCCGGCAGCGGCAGACCGGTGAGGTCCGACGTGAACAGCTCGATCGGCGAGCCCTTGATGCCGGAATAGTATTCGTACTCGCTCTCGGTCTTCGGCAGGCTCGTGGCGCCGACGAGAAACAGCAGCGGATCGATGCCGTAGGCCGCCGCGATCGGCGCCGGCTTGCCCATCTTCCACCACTTGTCGCGATCGTTGCCGCCGTCCTTGCCCGGCGACGTGTAGACGCCGATCTCGCGCGGCCCTTTGATCATCATGCGGTAGGTGCCGACATTGATGCGGCCGGACTCGGGATCCTTGGTGATCACCGAGTCCGCGGTGCCGAGATACATGCCGCCGTCGAGCGGCCACATCCGCTGCGCCGGGAACATGCGGATGTCGATCTTGTCGCCTTCGACGATGTTCTGGTTGCAGATCGCGCTCTCGGCCGGCACCTCGGCGGGCTTCATCTTGCGACCGAGTTTCTTCTGCAGAAGCTGCACGGCCTTGAGCGGATGATCGACCGGCTCCTCGCCGATCATCAGGCAGAACCGCGACAGGTTGCAGCCGATCATGTTGTAGAGGGCTTTTTGTCCGGGATGGCCCTTGATGTTCTCGAACAGCAGCGCCGGGCTCTTTTCGAGGCCCACCAGGTAGGTGATGTGCGCGGCCTCGAGATCGGAGCTGACCTCGGCGGTGATGCGCTTCAACTCGCCCATCGCCTCGGCCTTCTCCAGCCAGACGTCGAGATCGCTGGAGTTGCGCCGGTCGCGGGTGGGCTGGTTTTTCGGCTGCTCGACGGTCTTGCTGTCGCCGCCGACCGGGACGCTCATTTCCATGACGTTTCACTCTCGGTTTGTTTTGTTGAGGCGGCCTGGGGCCGCCCTGCTGCTTTTTTCGTATCGCAGCAACCATAGGCCAAATCTGGAGAAGGCGGCCAATATTCGCTAAGAATTGCTCCATGCCGTTTCGGCATGGAGCATGAAGAATAT
The Rhodoplanes sp. Z2-YC6860 genome window above contains:
- a CDS encoding UbiD family decarboxylase; this translates as MEMSVPVGGDSKTVEQPKNQPTRDRRNSSDLDVWLEKAEAMGELKRITAEVSSDLEAAHITYLVGLEKSPALLFENIKGHPGQKALYNMIGCNLSRFCLMIGEEPVDHPLKAVQLLQKKLGRKMKPAEVPAESAICNQNIVEGDKIDIRMFPAQRMWPLDGGMYLGTADSVITKDPESGRINVGTYRMMIKGPREIGVYTSPGKDGGNDRDKWWKMGKPAPIAAAYGIDPLLFLVGATSLPKTESEYEYYSGIKGSPIELFTSDLTGLPLPAHAEIILEGHLYPDETFAEGPFGEFTGYYGRPSGATPYMRVERVRYRNNPTLTCALMADGPSNECGLFWAAVRSAGIWADLQKLGIPGVQGVWSIPEAAGWGMTVVSIKQMYAGHASQVMALAAQCTAGAYFGKYIIVVDDDIDPTNIGQVLWAMATRSRPAQSIDILRETWSTFLDPSLNPPELRPWGSKALINACMDYKHIKSFSPRTKLDKKTYDQVVSRWQELGLSGKPPEIKIFEDKTSAKDVT